CATCCAGTGGCTGCCTGTGCCCAGGGCTTGGGCAGAGCATCTCCCAGCAGGGGAAAGGTGACATCTCATGGCCTCTCAGTCACCACAGAGCCAGTGATGTAGGATAGCGATAATGCAAAATCCCCACACAGTGAACTGGGGTGAGGATCAAGGAGTCCAGCTGGCCCAGTCTGCTCCATTTCTGGGACAGGCAGCCAAGCACAGtcggtgggcttggcagtgcagcCCCCTAAGCCCGCTGCTGCTCACCCAGCATGTTGGTTGGCATGCCCAGGAGGGTGTGCATCAGGTCATGGACTTCCCGGTACCGCTGGATCACGTATGCCAGCTCTTCATCATCAACAAACTTGGGTGGCATCCGGGTGTCTGGAGAAACCTTCTGCAAGTCCAAAGCGGTCCAATTCAACTCTGTGGCTCCAATCTCAcctgtgctcccagcacagggattAGCCACAGAAATCTGCACCCCATGAAACCCCACACTCACATTGTCCTCCAAGAACCGGACGTACTCCCGGCCCAGAGAGCCATCCggcagcccctgcagcctggcCATGTCCAGAGTGGAGAGACGGATGCGAGGCCGTTCCCTGGAAGCAAAACACAGGTCAGTGAGACTCCAAGTGAAACCCACAGCAGCAggtcctggagaaaaggagccctTGGAAACCCCCACCCCTGCCTCTGGCCTTCCTTGCTATTTTCCCTGACTGCTCACTGCAGGGACAGCACCGTCTGCATTTCTGTTGCTGAGGCTGGGACACAAATTGCTTAAAGGATCTACCTGAAGCCTTGGCAATAAAAGGGCCTTTATCGTGTGCCCTTGTAACAACTCTAGTGGGAAAAACACTGGTGTGCTCTGCACCAAAACACTCCTGCTGTGTGGgctgccagcctggcacagcccccagcaATAGCCAGACCTGCAGAGCAGAGATCTTTAGTGCCCTTGCAAAGCAGCCAGAGCTTCAAAGGAACAACCccaaagaggaaaaggaattttttctaaATACAGGTTTAATTTCAATCCTGCTCAGGCCTTCACCACTAGCCACATGGCAGCCACACAGGAAAAGGTCTCCTCTACAAGTTGTTGGCAAACAGGTGCCTCACAGCCTTGGAAGTAAACAAAagcctttttatttccattcaCAGGATAAACTCTTCCCATGATAAAAGCCCTGCAGTGGatccaggagctgctcagctccTAGAATGAAGATGCCAGGGAGATAAGCAGGACTGGCACCAGTTTCACACTAGCTGCAGATATTTCTTTGTGTATTTGTTGTCAAAGGGACCTCAGTAGCTTGGGGGATAAAAACAAAAAGACTTGTGTGCCCAATTCAGACCCCTGCAATAccacagggccaggagcagatgGGTATGCCACTTCCCAGCCTTCTCCCTGGGCAGTTCTGCTGGGTTTCAGCCCCATCCTAGTGCTCTGGATGTTTTACCAAGTCACCTTCCAGAGCCAGAATGAGGCTGGTCTGCACAAACATATGGCAAAAGGCAGCTTTTCTCAAGCTCCTACATGACACAAGGAGCAGGTGGGACACATgacagggaacagggagaaggcaagcagaTATACAGTGAGAGCTTGGTTAATAAGAGAAATCCCTCCTGGTCCACAGCCTTGCTGCACTCAACAAGTCCTGGCAGACATGGAAGCAGAAGCAATGGagtcttaaaaaagaaaacaagagaagTGGCCTCATTTCAGCATGagccaggaaagaaaatatggAAGTGTCTAAAGAGGAGGCAGACTAGCAGAGACAAAGTCTCCAATGCAAGAGACCAGTAGCAGGCACAGGGAAGAAATCCACGGATGTAGTGGGTTCTCATCGCTACTCAGCATCCACATCCATGGATTTCTCCCCTGTGCCTGATGCTGCATCTTGTGGTGTTGGCAGCTGCCAGTTCCAGCAGTGAAGCAGAACAGACAGGCAGCAGTGCCTGCCCTTAGATGTGTCACAGGGCTCCTgtgaactttaaaaataaagtgaaataaaCAGCCTGGAGGGTTAGAGCTAATAAAACACTTGTGCTGCTTCCAAGCTCTCCCTTCACAGGGCTCAAGGAACCTGCTTGGCCTCCTGTCTGCCTCCCCACCACAAACCATGCAGCGAGGGTGGGAGGAATGAGGAGGGACGCACTGGAGGATGTGGTAaccttcagggtggtttttcATCTTGTCTCGCAGGTttggcagggccaggcagcCTGTGGTCTCCCCAAGGACTGCCACCATGTCTGAAAGAGAGACCAGAGAGTGACCCAGGAGCTGTTTTTGCAACACACAGCTATTCTTGGTTGGCAGGTGAGGAAACAGGGCAATGAACCCATTgacccaggagcaggcaggaagCCTGTGGCAAACTGGGGACCCCATAAACCATAGATATTCAGCTTCAGGGCTACTCTGCCCCGGTGTCACCCACATGACccttcctgggaatgggatggaggAGCAGGCATGAGACCTGGGGGACTCTGGAGAAACAGACCCGTCTGGGGGGGCATCACAAGGGATCACACTGGGGTGTGTTTGGGTTTCCTCACTCCCTGTCTTTcacagcctcctgccctgggtCAGTTCTCAGCCCTGCGCCTGCTCCATAACTAAAGGCGTTACAcaacaaaggcagaaataaaCTCTCCTATGAAtcttccaggaggcagggagcgAGATTTGCCAGACGCGGATGGCAGGCGCTCCCCTCGCCGGCCTTACCGTGTCTGTAGGGGTCACAGAGCGCCATGACCGCGGAGCCGGCGGCCAGCAGCGCCTTCTGCAGCGGGCTGGTGGGGATATGCCCGGGGTACAGCTGCTGccacccttcctcctcctcctcctcctccccgccgCGTCCATCCCGGCCCCGCGGCTCGCTGTGGCTCGGCCGGGCTCTGCCTGCGGGGAGCAGCGGGTGAGAGACCGGCCCGGGTGAGGGGCTGGCCCAGACGCGCCAGGGGCTGCGGCGGGAGGCACTTGCCTGGGGAAGCGGAGCCCCCCCGCAGCAGCGGGACCCCCGCCCGCGCTgcccgcagcagcagcagccgccgcaTCCCCGGCCCGACCCCGCCGCTGCCCCGGAAGCGCCcagcgcggcgggggcggagcggggcgggcatggcggcggcggcggccgagcTGGCGGGGCTCTTCGCCGTGTACAAGCCGGCGGGGGTGGCTTGGGGCCGCGTTCGGGACGCGGTGGAGACGCGGCTGCTGCGCGGTGAGCGCGGGCGGCGGGACCCCCAAGCCCATCgcatccccaggggctgcctgTGCGACTGGACCCGACCCGACCCGTCCCGTCCCCCGGGGGTTCGCCGGTCGCCCCTGactctccccttctctccccccccccacccccaactcCTCGCTTCTCTTTCAGAGCTGAACGCGGCGCCGGGACGCTCCCCACGGCAGCGAGTCCGCTTCCtaccggccccggcccggggcggcggcggggccgtggaGCTGGTGGCTGCCAGGGTGCCGGTGCTGGCTGACCACCCTCTCGGTAAGGGCACAGCGgggcctgggctgggggaaAGCACGGACCGGTGGGAGCCGGGGCTCGGTGGGAGCCGGGGCTCGGTGGGAGCCCCGGGCAGGCGCTGCGGACAGGCTCCACCACTATCTCCGTTGCAGTCCGAGGCCCGCGGTTCAGGAAGCTGAAGATCGGAGCAGGTCACCGGCTGGACGTGAAGGCCTCGGGAGTCTTTGGTGGGTCTCGTCCCGGAGCAGCACCGTGTCCTGCCGTCTCCGAGGTGATGGGTTTCCATGCAGGGAAGAAGGGTGGACGCACGGCCATTGCACTGCAGCAGCCCCTGAATCTCACAGCCCCACTGGGAGTTTAAGTgctaaaacacagaagaaatgtCCCAGCAAGCCCCTGGCAAAGCTAGATGGGAGAGACCCAGGCACACTGGGTTTTGCTGGGGGACACCAATCCCCATGTCTGCTCCACCACCTGAATTGGCTTCACTgtggctggcactgctgagcGTTTTTCCTGAGTACCCAGGTGGAAAGTTCTGGGGAAATCCAAGAGCTCTGGTCACAGCCTTATTGTTTTCATGCCAGGCAATAATCTGGGGGTCTAATTGCACTGCTCAGACATGACTCCTAAGGAGTCCCATGGGCAAGAGTGGCATAACTGTTCAGTGCTGTGTAAATGCACATCAGTGACTTTTTGTGAGGCTGAATAACAGCCTGTGTTATGTTTCTATGTTTCAGTGCTTGGTATCGGCCATGGGAACAAGCTGCTCACTGAGCTGTACAACTGCCACCTGACCAAGGTAGGTGCTGGCTCTGAATGGGCCACAGAGCCCCAGAGTGCCATCGCACACTTGATCCTGCTCCAGTGCCCCAGACCAGCCTTGTGATGTTGATTCTGCTCTTAAGTCACAAACCTACCAATGCTTTTGAGAGCTTTTTAGGGTCCAGAGTTTCATCCTTCATATGAGCATCCACTTGTGGCCTTTTGAGCAAAGGATGCTGCTGTCTTTTGTGCAAACTCTCGTAGCCTGCACTTCTAGCAGCTGCATGGTGCAATACTGCTGCTCAATTGCTTGGAGTATTTTTTTGATAAATTGTGCTCTTTGTCCTTCTTCCAGGTTTATACTGTTGGTGGGCTCTTTGGTAAAGCCACTGATGACTTCTCAGACACAGGGAATTTAGTAGAGAAGACAACATTTGGTAAGAAACTGATTTGatgtcttgatttttttttttaaaaacagaacacCAAACAGCAGATTAACTGTGAAGCACTTAAACTAGGCGAATTGCACAATGACAAAAGCCACGTCTTGTATGTCTTCTAGTCCTTGCTGATGTTGTAGTACCCCTTTTCTAAATCTAACCACAATATATACAAAGCCAGCGTGAATGCTGGTCACAGTGGTTGCTACTGGGTTGGTCAGGACCCAGATCTCCCTGTGAATTGCACTTGGAGATAGCAGATTTCATTGAATGAAAACATACGATAAGAAAACTGGAGCATCAATATTTTGAAATCAGTTAAGTAAAATAACTCTTCCCTGTGCagtccagctctgtgctgctccatGTAGAGCCAGGGGATGTGACTTTGCAAAGGCCACCCCTCAGCTCTCATCAGCCCCTTTTGATGTGACTGCCTGCCTGAGGGACAGCAATACCTCAGTGGCACTTTTCAGACTTTCCAGTTTCTGGATGGATAATTGAGACTTTGTTTCTGCCTTAATACTTGCAGATCATATCACAAGAGAGAAGCTAGAGCGGATTCTCGCTGTCATTCAAGGGACAAATCAAAAGGCCCTGTTGATGTGCGTATCCACCGGGGAAATGAGCTGATCAAATCCCACTGGTATTTGCTGGTCTTCAAAACAATAGTCAAAGTCTATAAAGGTTGGAGTGCTAGTGAGGGGCAGAGAGGAGTTACTCTGAATGCTCTGTGCTCTGGTGAGAGGTTGCAGTTAAAtgtctgtcttggtttgaaagataggtgtctgctaaggaaggcggGAGCCTCCGAGTTAttctaattttgaaatcaaggggcttttaggcaaaggtatgggaaataggaataacagttctttccTATTATATATCtctatgtgtataaccagtcaagcaaacagcaataactctggcaggaacagcaaacaatcccaaacccagtcccggccttctcggctgtcgggccctttcccctcgggtgcagttccgctcgcagccggcaggggcgctggcggctcccggtgagcagggcaggtgcgatggttcccccgcggctgcagggggcgctccggagcgagctcggggagcagcggcaccggtgccctgggatccggGAAGGGacgggacaaaggcttcacaaacccctgggcagcagatcccggtgtccggccggaccctcgggaacagcaaaGGCTtcccaaacccctgggcagccgatcccggtgtctggccggaccctcgggaacagcaaaGGCTTCCCaaagccctgggcagccgatcccggtgtccggccggaccctcgggaacagcaaaggcttcacaaacccctgggcagccgatcccggtgtccggctggaccctcgggaacagcaggctggaacggcagggacgagcacaaaccccgggtggcagacgagatggaTCGAACTCCGGAGCTGCAGCagaacccccggaggtctgggcaggcagggcgagcagggctacagagcagcaaaggctcaaagcaacagcagggcagggcccggctcccagcggggcagggaaggcgggcttgggatcccagggttTTTTCTCCggcaggaggaaaagcagctgatgaaacagcctctctctctgtccaaatgccAGGACCGACtgtccacacacccaggtgaaacacaagagtagccagatggacCCTTACTtctgtggccaggtcttttgtttttcttaagtatccagcaatttgtccccctagcaacacgcatggggaaaattcctttaacagaaaaaaaaacaaaccaggagaactcctaaaaccccaacaatgtCCCTCTTGTATCCCAAAATCTCCAATCTGCTGGTTTAGGACCAATCTGCTATATTAGGGCTGACAAAACTAACATGTAGACATGACCAAGTACCTCCCTCCCAAACTGTGCTACACTACTCACAGTACTCACCACTAAAATCTATGCAAAAACTCAGTGGATAgttttaagaataaaaattgCATCTCCGTTTTATTTGGGATGGACATATTTTGAATCTCTTTGGAGAGAAGTTCTAaatgtctctgctgctctcttttttttcctaggtaTTCTAACATTGATATGAAAACACAAGAGGCATATGAGCTGGCTGTCAAAGGATTGATTCGCCCCATGGGAAAAAGCCCCCCAATAATCACAGCGGTCCGATGCCTCTGGTTTGCACTTCCAGAATTCCAGCTAGGTAAGACTGGCACAGAATGTACTGGGGAACTCCAAGTATGTATTATGGCAAATAAGATGGTAAACTTCATTTTCTTACTCATGATTTAATGCAAAATGAGTTGGTTGGAATTTCTTACCAGCTTCTAACTTTTCTGGTAAATCCAGCTAGCTCATAGCTTTTTCCTTGACAGTTCAGATTGAAGCCCAAGGCTGGAAAATTTACATCGTGAATGCCTGTGGGGGAAATTCTTAGCTCATTGTTTCAGTGTAATACATTTCAGtgctgggttttggtttttttttaagatgtggTTTACCTGTTGCCAAACCCTTTCCCTCACAAATTATCTTACTAAAAAGGTGCCTTTTTATCCCCTTCGAAACACCTAAATTTCTACATTAGTCTTCTAGATCTGTTGGTTTCTTTTCTAAAGTATTCATTTTGGAAGGCTGTAGAACACCCTGCAGTATTCCAGAAAATCATACCATGCTGTATCTTAGTGTCTTCTGCCAAACCAGTTCTTTCAGCGTAACTGCGAGTGATGTCTGGATTTACAAAGTCAGAGCTTGTTTCAAAGCTTTGCTTCTTCTGAAGGAATGTCTCTGTCCTCCTAGAAATCCATTGCTTGCATGAGACTCAGCAGTACCTCCGGAAGATGGTTCACGAGATTGGTCTGGAGCTGAAATCATCTGCTGTGTGCACACAAGTGCGGAGAATACGCGACGGGGTTTTCACGGTGGATGATGCTCTCCCAAGAACCCGGTGGAACCTGCAGAGCATCCAGGAGGCAATTTGGAACTGTCAGCTCAAAGTGGAAACAGAGCTGGAGAAAACACTGGGACATGGGGAGAACAGTCCTCTTCATCAGCTGGATGGGGACACAGCTGAGCATGCTCTGCAGGAGTGTCCATGAGCAATTCCTGCAGCACAATACGGCAGTGATGTGCCAGCAACGCGATGGACAGCAGAAGGAAAGAGGTTAATTGTAGTGCACTTCCACCCTTTCCTTGAGATGACTTTTAtcagaagcttttttttcttcagggacaGGCTgtatcattttttttaaagcatcacAAACAGTTCATTAACAGGAGGTAGCTGTGCCAAAATTCCTGTGTATTTGAGAGCATTAGGTTGCTAAGGGATATAAAAGCCCATTCCTGAATTGTTTAGCAGCAGGAAGTAGTGTCTTAGAAAGCTGTGTTCCCTTGACTGCACAGATTTGTTCCTTGCAACTGGCAGCATATTATCTGCTGtctggattttattttccctgtgtTCTCCTAGAGCATTTCCTTTCCATTAGCCCTGCTCTCAGACACATGAGAGCTCAGAATTGGGCTAAATGAGGGATGTGCAGGAGAAAACACAGCTTACCCAAAGCAATGCAAGGAAATGGTTTTATCCAGAGTAGGCACTCTGTAGTGATGAGAAGTGGCTTATAATGGAGACTAATGCACAGGatacacaaaaaataaaaccaaaaacgATCTAACAGGGAAGAGGTTGGTTGTTGGCTCAGTATTCATCCATGTACATTGAcccataaaaaaccccagcatgTGCTACTTTATTTTACCCTTCTTCTCCTGAGGAGCCACGGGTGTTCAGTGATCTCTGGTGTCCtactctgcagcagctccttgcaGACAGCATGTCCTGCCCTTTGGTGAAACTGTGAGCTCTGTGATACCATTTGTTCTCTGGTAGCTCATTATAGCGGGGTCTGACTTTAGCGGGGTCAGAAACACACTTGCTAAATTGAAGTTAAAAATCTGGAATTACACTTACCATTATTGCACTCAATGGTTTTCCAGTTATATACTTAGCGAGTTTGGAGATTTATTTATAGAAAGCAGAAGATTTGTTCTGTTCCTCTCCTGGACTTGGACAAAGGCCAGCATATTTCATCCTCCAGGTGACAGCCATAAAGGTACAAGAGTAACTCTGGGAGGGGCAGTCACAGGGGCCGTGATGCAGTACCTCAGTGGCAGTGTGCAGTCCTGTCCTGAAGCATCCCAGGGGTCTTTAACTTAGTCCCTGGACTCTCTCTGTTCTGGGTTCCtcagggctgcacagagcaggcagAACAGCCGTGGAACGCAGCTGccactgtgccagcagcagggactcCCCAAGGACAGCGTGCCCTGTCCTTGGGTTATTCTGTGCGTGTTCTCATCCTCCATGGACAAGGGATCGGGATCATTGTGATTGGAAGCCAGAAACCAGTCACAAGGCTGCTGCTGAGAACAGATAATTGGTTTTGCACTCCTGGCTCTGGATGTGACACAGAAACATCACATAGTCGGGGGACCTTCCCTGGCCACCTGCCCAGTGCTACCTGAAGTGTAAAcccatccctgcagctgcagcaggacactTGCACAGCtacagctgcaagttttaaCCCCAGTGCTCCTACATAGTGGGGAAGAAAACATGGACTTCTCACTCCTTCAACAACCTTCAGTAACTTTGGTAATGGACTGTACTTCATCCCCTCAGCTCACACCTTACACAAACTGAAGAATTTCTGTACATACTTCCCATTGCAAAAACAATTTCCAGTTGCATGTGTCATTGACAGAGGAACAGTTTGGTTGGAACACTCCAGGCTGAACCAGTCCTTCTATGCAGGAAACACCAGCCAAAACAGCAACTTTAGTAACAAAGTTTGCATTTCCTGGTTCTTGCCACCTTGTGACTTGTTTTCCTCCCCTTAAAACTACTCCAAAACACGAGTGTTCCAGACTTGGCAGAGGGGTATGTGGTGGGGAGGATATACCTGTGAACATCCCCCTGAGAGTCCACTCTGATCTGGCCACAGCAAATATTCTGCACAGCTTCACATCAGCAGAGACTTACTTGGATGAATCATGGAATATACAGGCTCTTTCTGTCCCCTTGCTTGAGATCGTTCCCACAGCTTTTGAGGCAAAAAAGGATACTTATTAGTGATGTTTctgtgccacatccagagccaGGAGTGCAAAACCAATTATGTGTTCTCAGCAGCAGCCTTGTGACTGGTTTCTGGCTTCCCATCACAATGAAGACAGATTAATTTGATTCAAATTTGGAAGTAACAAGCAGACTGCAGCATGGGCCTAACTGGAGACCACAGGGGAAACTTACTGGCTAGGTCTTGGAAAGTAGAAATGGGCAGAAGGACATCAAGCCTGAGTGAAAAAGGGATAATAGATCTGCAGTCAGCAGAGCACTTCATCACTTCCaactgcccagagcagccaaaTTTAGTCTGTGCAGTCACCCTCAGTCCTAACACTGACATTGAAATACTCGTGCTCCCAACATCATCCCCTGTCCAGGACAGTGCTCACTCCCACCGTGACTCTGCACTTAGAGCAGAGAAAGGTGATTCTGCACCTGCACATTCCTggagaaaacatttaaataacTATGTTATAGTTGTCTCAATATAGGTTTAGAATTTGTTCCCAGGTTCATGCAATGTTTTATAGGCTTTTAAAGTGAATTACTGACAGATGTGAAGACTGCTTTATTCAGAGTGGACAGTTCAACACAACTTTACGTTTTGTCATTTACTACAGAAATTACACAAAATCTCCAGATACCAGAGCAGGTAAGTACAAAAATGCAGAACACCCAGACTTCTCTGGATTTGttgataaaacaaaataaaacccgTAAACCACCACAATTCAGCCTTTTTCCCTCCCTACTTCTGAGGGTTATCCTTTCAAAGCAGCTATTAGATTGCACATTTGTATGTCCTCACTTCCTGTATCCATTCAGTAACCAAACAGCCCCTAGATACTGCAGGGAAGCAAAGGCTCCATGGAAGAGGCTCAACATCAACCTGAACTACAACctttcaaaaaaaaacaacaaaaaaaaccaaatcaggATGACACCAACATGTAATGGCCCAGTGATAGTCACttctgcagggcacagcagtCTCCAGGTTCAGGACTAGTCACTGATCTCCAGGTCATACTCAGGATAGAGCTGTTTTGTAGTGACCCCTCGGATAACAGctaggaaataaagaaacagcaTTGCTTTCATTAAACAAAGGTCAGATGGGTCAGAAATGTGGTATTTTCCTCCCCTCATTATCCCATAGTGCATCCCATAGCCAAGAAACTCAAGGTTTTGCAGCTGTGCCTCCTGCTTGCccacacaattttttttaaagtgaagaaTCTGTAACACAAGCTTTGCCTACGTGGCAGCAGCTTCTTTCTGTGTCTGTATGAAAACACTTGACTAAAAAGGTCTTTAACAGCTTTCCCTTCCTTACCTAGCTTGCCCAGCAGCATCTGCCCAGCATCTTTGATTTCATTGTACTCGTGGAGCAGAGAGATGTGCTTGTCCAGTTCCTCCAGGCTGTAGCCCCTGTAAAATAACACCAGGAAGCTCACAAATGACACAGAGAGACTgggggctcctgctgctgcgGGAGATACCCAAGTCCAGCACATCGAAAGCAGAAACTGAATGCAGCAAGTGCAGTTGCTGCAAGCCATAAACATGAAAGCTCTAAATAAGCTCAAGAAAGCCAATTCACCCAAGTTCTCAGAATCAAGTAGAAACAAGAAtaggctgtggtgaattccactGATATGTATCTCTAGTCTGTAtataggtaaaaaaaaaaaaaaagaagaattgtagaatcatttaggatggaaaagacctccaagatcaagtccaacctttggcCAAGTATCACCATATTAACTaaaccagagcactgagtgccatgtccagtcatctcttgaacacctccagggaccaTGACTCAATCACTTCCCTGGCCAGCCAATTCCAATATTTAATCACCTTTTCAGTGAGGAAATTCCTCCTTATGTCCAATCTGAagttcccctggcacagcctgaggccatttcctcttgtcctgtcactagaAGGTGACAGGTTTTATCCTTGAGGATAGGTGACAGATTTATTCTTGAGGATAAATCAAAAAGGGTTGTGGAACAGCCTCTGTTGTTCTACCATTTCCATTCTATGCACTACAGTTACCTTAGAAAATATCAGTCCTTCACAACAAATAACAAATGGCTAAAATTATCTGTTCCCAATTAACACATAATTACCTCAGGAACACCCAGGCTAAAGCTAAAATCCTCTTATGCAAGCTCCTAGTAAAACTTGTTTTGCTTTACCACATAAAGTGGAAAGAATTCCCTCTTGTCTCTAACAAGTACCATCACTTACAACAAC
The sequence above is a segment of the Aphelocoma coerulescens isolate FSJ_1873_10779 chromosome 17, UR_Acoe_1.0, whole genome shotgun sequence genome. Coding sequences within it:
- the TRUB2 gene encoding pseudouridylate synthase TRUB2, mitochondrial — protein: MAAAAAELAGLFAVYKPAGVAWGRVRDAVETRLLRELNAAPGRSPRQRVRFLPAPARGGGGAVELVAARVPVLADHPLVRGPRFRKLKIGAGHRLDVKASGVFVLGIGHGNKLLTELYNCHLTKVYTVGGLFGKATDDFSDTGNLVEKTTFDHITREKLERILAVIQGTNQKALLMYSNIDMKTQEAYELAVKGLIRPMGKSPPIITAVRCLWFALPEFQLEIHCLHETQQYLRKMVHEIGLELKSSAVCTQVRRIRDGVFTVDDALPRTRWNLQSIQEAIWNCQLKVETELEKTLGHGENSPLHQLDGDTAEHALQECP
- the COQ4 gene encoding ubiquinone biosynthesis protein COQ4 homolog, mitochondrial, producing the protein MPAPLRPRRAGRFRGSGGVGPGMRRLLLLRAARAGVPLLRGGSASPGKARPSHSEPRGRDGRGGEEEEEEEGWQQLYPGHIPTSPLQKALLAAGSAVMALCDPYRHDMVAVLGETTGCLALPNLRDKMKNHPEGYHILQERPRIRLSTLDMARLQGLPDGSLGREYVRFLEDNKVSPDTRMPPKFVDDEELAYVIQRYREVHDLMHTLLGMPTNMLGEVVVKWFEAVQTGLPMCVLGAAFGPVRLSTRKLQVLATELVPWAIRSGLNASCVLNVYYEQRWEQPVESLREELGIFPPPAVRV